A stretch of the Bubalus kerabau isolate K-KA32 ecotype Philippines breed swamp buffalo chromosome 11, PCC_UOA_SB_1v2, whole genome shotgun sequence genome encodes the following:
- the QRFP gene encoding orexigenic neuropeptide QRFP produces the protein MRSPYSLPYLLFLPLGACFPVLDTEEPVDAVAGTGREMSWTDPAGGHPFPWGSPGWPRAPYPHALLVTAKELRASGKARAGFQLRLGRQDDGSEATGGLLGEAEKVGGPLGTLAEELNGYSRKKGGFSFRFGRG, from the coding sequence ATGCGGAGCCCTTACTCCCTGCCCTACCTCCTGTTCCTGCCCCTGGGTGCCTGCTTTCCGGTGCTGGACACAGAGGAGCCCGTGGACGCCGTAGCGGGCACCGGACGTGAAATGAGCTGGACGGACCCGGCGGGGGGACACCCCTTTCCGTGGGGCTCCCCTGGGTGGCCAAGGGCCCCGTACCCACACGCCCTGCTCGTCACGGCCAAGGAGCTGCGGGCATCGGGCAAGGCGCGTGCTGGCTTCCAGCTGCGTCTCGGGAGGCAGGACGATGGCAGCGAGGCCACTGGCGGCCTCCTGGGGGAGGCCGAGAAGGTGGGGGGCCCGTTGGGAACCCTGGCTGAGGAGCTCAACGGCTACAGCAGGAAGAAAGGGGGCTTCAGCTTCCGTTTTGGCCGGGGGTGA